The Geotrypetes seraphini chromosome 2, aGeoSer1.1, whole genome shotgun sequence genome contains the following window.
ggattgcaagtaacatggttcgcaagtgttttgcaagacaagcaaaacatttgatgaaATTTTAACTcgctatacaagcaatgtcttgcaatacgagtacatacagtatacgcacgtcacacatcatcacaactgagtcgatggtgGTTCTCTCCCTGCTGCTGCAAaagtgtggtgactgttctaagcgagcgaggtcttgcaatacaagtatatacagtattttgtattaaagttttggggttctggaacaaatcgtccgagtttccattatttcctatggggaaattccctttgatatacgagtgctttggattacaagcatgcttccggaatgaattatgctcgcaaaccaaggttatactgtatagggaaaccaagccattgtgacatcaccgatgaggctggctcttgggcattggtggaatgaggcattctcttcttggctgggctgagaacttttcagcggtccctcgtattgtgatgtcataatgcctcattccaccagtgcctaagagccagcctcatcggtgatgtcacaatggcttgtctccctatacttgtgcccatttgctagatgcatttgcctcattgaaacgaaaagtgtggaataacttgtaagtttcatggctccacattaatcgcgtcttggttgggccgagaacttttcagcggccccttttatAACCTAGAAGACCGATGTTCATCAAAAATAAACCAGGCATGGAAAATGAGGGGTTAAGTGTGAAAGGGGGGGTACAAAGGAGAGGCAGTTTAGCAGAATAGCAGGGTCAGGcagattggggtgggggggagggggggacctaTCAAGAACCAGCAAGCATCTTTACGTACCTTACAAAACACAACTGTAAAAATGTAAACTTTGCTTCCACATCCAAGGCCGGAcccattatatataaaaaaaagaagtaaacagcccctcccccacccattgaTTTTACAAGCAAACAACGTAGGTCAGTAAACGCAGTTAACCGTTTATCCGATCCAGCACCACTGAACAAAgcatcacccctccccctccctccaaaaaaGAGCAGGCATCGCATGCACACACCGGCTTTGTGAAAAGGTCCACCTTCCGTCTATAACACGGGCATcaaccttttttttattattaaaaaataaagacCAAGCACAAACCAACAGTGCCCTACTCTATGGAAATACTGCCCGTATACTGAGCTACTGTATAAGTGCCAGCGTTTTGTTCTGCTCTGTGCCCTGTTATTTCTTTTGTGACCGTATATAAATAGTaaataaaattatacaataaCGGCTTCGCATACTATGGCACCCACCTCTGGTTGGTTTGTGTTTTAATATATAATTCCATAACAACTTGGTATTTttgtgttgttggtttttttcaatggagaaggTAAGGGGGGGAAGGTGTCATTTAGAATATATACAACAAAGGGAAGAATTCATTCTGCACAAGACGCCACCAACACAAAAGCTCGaggttattatttgatgaatcttaatacttttcccccccaaaatatCAGGAGGGTGCTTTGGAACggcatgtacttttttttttttttcatagcgATCGGCTCCCCAAAAAGAGCAAACCGCACGCAAACGTACAAACCACATACAGAAAGGGGGGAGACATCGGTTAGGCACTTACTGGCCCGTCTAGAATTGAAAAGATGCTGAAAGGAGGACAAAAGAAAAGTGCCTTCGGCTCCCACCAAGAGAAAAATCCAACAGCCACAAAGAAACGGAACTGCCGTCTCCGATTTTGGCTCCCGGATCGTGGCTGAGGGCCGCCAAGTCCAGGAACCAAATTTGTCAAATGCTCCCATGGACGGGGACTTGCCCCGTGTCGCAGTCACCGGTCCAGGACCCTGGAAAAGTCATCGCGGTTGCCCTCGTTTTTCAGGTCGGCAAAGACCTGCGTGAAGTAGTGCGGGTCCGCGTTGATCCGGAGCATCTTAGCGCTCATGGCATCGATGATGCGAAGGCACCGGTCCCAGAAGGCATCCTTGGCTGCCTCCACCAGGAAGGGCTTCAGCGGGTAGGAGATCTCGTTGCCCATGTACGAGTAAGACAAGTAGAGGCAGGTCAAGAGGGTGGCTTGCAAGTCATGCTCGGTGGCCACCGAGTCGCCGTCGATGACATCCCTACACAGCAGGTAAACAAAGACCACGTTGGCTGGGGTGACAAAGGCCTGGTCTTGCCAGCCTTGGAGAAGCAGAGAGCGATCCACACTCCGCAGCCAGAGGATCGGGTCAGTCGGGGACAAGTGCTTCAGCCTGTAGCATCTTCTGCAGAGGAAGTCCCCCAGACACTTGAGGAGCTCGCTGGTGGAGGCCTGGACGACCACCCGCTTGGGAGAGCCTCCACTTGGCTGGCTGGAGACCTTCTTGATGGAGGAGATCTGCTTGGAGCTCAGTGGGGCTAAGGGCTGGCTCTCATAGCTGGAGAGGTTGGCACAGGACAGGGACTTTTTCACGTTCTCGTGATTCAAGTGGGCCACGTCCTTCTGGTAGTTGTTGTTGGCCGTGCCTTTGCGGGAGGTCTTCTTCTTGGTGGAGGCCACCAGCCTCTTCCAAGTGAGGGCAGGGATGAACATGGAGTGTCTCTTGAGGCTCTTCCCGCTGCCCTTCCCGCTCTGCTCACTCGTGTAATGTGCCAAGGAGCCAGAGCCGTCATCATAGAGACTGGCCTTCCTGGAGCCAGGGGAGAGGGACAGCACCGTGCCCATGGCGATCAGCCCAAAACTGGAGCTCGCTCAATTACTGTGCAGGGCCGCTGTGTTCGGAAACAAAAGCCTCATCCAGGGAGCCCGTggctggggaggagagggggggggggggaaaaaacctgCCTCTTGTCAATGAAGCGGCACGCTTTGTCTCATTCTGAAGCCCCCTCCCCCAGGACGACGATGCCAAGCCAAGGTAGCTTCACCGAGCCCTCTCTCCAGGGGGGTCCAGAGATGTTTTGCTGCTTTCCACCCCACCCACTCGTTTTCTCTTTACCAGTGTTATTATATCTGCATCagcttaaagagaaaaaaaaaaatcacagttcCAGGATGATGGCTGCTTCATTCAAGGAGTCCAAGAAATCCAGAACGAGGTAATTCGGACTGTAAGCAGAAAATAATGATCAGCAGAGGGGGGAAACCCAGTGGCAAAAATTCCAGGATGATCAGATGCAAAAATAATAATGGTCCcgcctaaaaaaaaataaaaaaaaatgcaagaacagagagatggggggagggggggtctgttATTGCGAAGACGAGTCTTATTATTAGTCCCCTCTTCTCATCAGCTGGAGGAAAATCCCTCGCAGATCTCTCGGAAGAAAAAGCGATTCTGGCAACCGGAGCCGGGGGAGATCGGGACTGTCTGCTTCTCACATCCCTCGCCCAGCTGGGGCCATCGCCCGACCCGCCGATCCTAGCCAAGGAGGGAGCAGGTGCGGCTTTGCAGACGATCGGTCGGCTAAAATTGGGCGCTCGCCTTTTGGGCGCGCGTCTTGGCCGGGGGGAGCGCCGATCTTCCACCCAGGTCCGCCCGGCTCAGGAGCGCCGCCTCCGTTCTTTTTCTCCGACGCCTTCTCTTACATAGAGCTGCACCTGTGCGAAGTCTGTGGcatctgctccccccccctccccacccctaccTGGCCCGAGGCTGGGAGACGACAGAAAGCTCCGGCGATGGCCTTGGCCTCTCTGCGAGCCCCCGCTCCAAGCGGATCCAATGAAAAAGGCAGCGTGATTTGCTCCTCGGGAGCCCCCACCTCCCCCCGGCCGCTGCTTATCTGCTGAAAGAGAGACGGCTAACTACTGCCACCTAGCGGTACAGCGCTACAGCGGGGCCGCGTATAGCGCCCAGCCATCCTCTCCCCCtctcaagtgtgtgtgtgtgtgtgtgtgggggggggggggggaccgggCCTAACGGATCGCCGGTCCCAAGCCCCCCTTCGTCGTGGCCCTATTTATTTGATGGCGAATGAGCCCGTCCCTTGCCCTCCCTGGCAGCCTGTAGTCGTGGCACCGGACCCGCACTGCAGTGCTCATTTTTCTTgggactaggggggggggggggggcctttggtttaagatttttttttttcctcagattTTTGGGACTAGGGGGGGCCTTTggctttagattttttttctctctcttttttcttgtgGAGTTTGTCCCTTGGTTACAAGAaaatcaatggggggggggggggggtggttgaaaaaaaataaatgacttCGTTCTTTCCCGGAGAAATATGGTGGTTTATTTTGGTGTACAGGAGCCATAAGGTTTAGATGTGGTTATTTAAAGCAGATTAGgacacacttctccctctgtattcgctgtgatagggggatGAACAGACCTGTGAAtatagaaaaaccgtgaataactttttcatatgttattcgctgttttctattaaaaaccatcgtgaatatggtgaaaaccACGAATCACACGGTGGGAgacttggcctgttcctgaaggagaggcaaaacacggtgaagaaagtgctgggaatcagctattttctctgtaaacgcttggaatcggcgatttctctatgcaactgacttaatttggggggaggagccagcaagctaaaaaccgtgaataatcaaaaccgcgaatgctgaaaccgctaATACGGAGGGAGAATATAATAGAGGAAAGTAACGAGACTGCCTCTGTGTTTCTTTCCAAGAAGCGGACATGGCAACGCTGTGCTGgctcttgtgaagctcatacatcatatttctgaacctgcagttggactgcagACTGTGGTGTggcaagggtgagtggcacctccccccccttgccatgcgcgtgcaccccttccccgtacctcctTCATGTTCCaggcacgaacttgctgcccgcgtcatgtcggctctccctctgacgtcacttcctcggcgtgtgacccggaagtgatgtcagagagcagACACCAACGTGATGCTGCTCGGGCATGGAAAATTAGAGGTATGAGGCGCACAcagtgggcagggcaggattaaccaataggcccagtaggcacgtgcctagggcccgaaatggtcaagggggcccgatgaaggagggcatcaacattgttttttccaaatggcaataggcccctccagcatcaatcggcaatgctggccccctcccctgatcagcaacgcggctttccctcccccccccatcgacggaaagtaagacaagcaagcaatgcgggtaagaaaggcaacaggaactgtaattttgcaagcggtgctgcttgcccaaagcttccttctgacgcacttcctgtttctacctgggcgcatggtggggtggggcagggcagggggcccagtgtacttgtgtgcctaggggccctcgacgaattaatcctgccctggtggggGGGGTAAggaaggagcagagaggaggacaggtgctagcgcctggggtggtccgccccctccttggcccaccccccttactatgccactggctgcagtaataataataattttattcttatatactgccaaagccataatagtttgaggcggtttacaagaagtgctggacaatcatgGAATAAAACAATATAAAGTCATCAGTACGTACATACAATGTGAAAGTTAAAAAAACAGTAAAACCTTaacttacaaatcgattaaataattttgtttttaattcagagaaactgaagggagataggttcaaaacaaatgcaaggaagttttttttcacccaaagggtcgtggacacttggaatgcgctaccggaggaagtgatcaggcagagtacggtacagggattcaaacagggattggacggattcctgagggataaagggattgtgggatactgagggaggagctgggatgtaacacaagtatagaaagctaaccaggtaataagtatagaaacccaaccaggtcgtgcatgtgcaagaccggagggttaggtcttcgatgggaagataggacttcaatgagaaaccaaggtggcaagggagccgcttctggtgattcagacaggtcgtgacctgtttgggccgccgcgggagcggactgccaggcaggatggacctatggtctgacccggcggaggcactgcttctgttcttatgttcttatgttaataataattttattcttatataccgccaaagccagaGCTGACAGTAGGTTATTTTTTTGTGACCCATCATGCCTTTCACCCATGACCCCTGGTGCATTTTCCCAGCTCCAGATGCAGTGTCAGCAGATAAGGCTACAGTTGACGAATTGCTAACTGGCACTGCCGAACTAATCTAATCTtatctttgattttatataccgattcatccctacaagagggctcgactcggttaacaaaatattaatgaaaTATACAAGAGATTTCAGCAGAAACAGTAACTTTTAAGCCAAAAAAAATATCTTTTATGGTCAATTATTTGGGGAAGAAGagtcattagtaaatttctgaaataagtaTGTCTTCAATGCTTTATGAAAAATGGGTAACAGAGAGAAGtctaactatagaccagtgatctcaaactcgcaggccggggaccacatgcggcccgccaggtactattttgaggccctcggtatgtttatcataatcacaaaagtaaaataaaacagtttgttgatcatatgtctctttagctataaatgacaatattattattaagacttagccaaaaggaaagatttataaactacaaagagttttacctcatgcaaaattgtcatttctttaa
Protein-coding sequences here:
- the LOC117355742 gene encoding cyclin-dependent kinase 5 activator 1-like, coding for MGTVLSLSPGSRKASLYDDGSGSLAHYTSEQSGKGSGKSLKRHSMFIPALTWKRLVASTKKKTSRKGTANNNYQKDVAHLNHENVKKSLSCANLSSYESQPLAPLSSKQISSIKKVSSQPSGGSPKRVVVQASTSELLKCLGDFLCRRCYRLKHLSPTDPILWLRSVDRSLLLQGWQDQAFVTPANVVFVYLLCRDVIDGDSVATEHDLQATLLTCLYLSYSYMGNEISYPLKPFLVEAAKDAFWDRCLRIIDAMSAKMLRINADPHYFTQVFADLKNEGNRDDFSRVLDR